A part of Cataglyphis hispanica isolate Lineage 1 chromosome 7, ULB_Chis1_1.0, whole genome shotgun sequence genomic DNA contains:
- the LOC126851028 gene encoding coiled-coil domain-containing protein 170 isoform X1, translating to MASDDAETREAQEAEEDLRIFETLTISSPRKADPDDAMTHDLTTTLRSELAALEYKRDRLMSELQEMKSIVRSRDQRVVELQVEADQLREQAARQNSVISSLKKRIQELEERERNLYASQGRSEITIQGLQRDVKYHEEKIREYDKKIRQLEYNISEEIQLKERARLNLQDFVRRLAHALNVEYSETVHHSPEMVIHKAEELVQEVNRLRTKSTNVETQLTGIEVDFRTCRDALDRVTSEKEQLQRQVAIQQVDIDRLRQEKECVEMQYRVAEKDMNDLRDKLVNANRSLTSATGNISNQEALICQLREDLKAREEKTQRVQNDLRHLLESLAILVSTPNRFVESHENAIKDRIREILAENKDQSLKIQSLREKLNIATESTNRQSELVESTMMKMRSLEDERAALEAKIHKLESELTSCELSRESLRRDKQTFMIFLDRLGKAMQMDEISQEVGLDLLTDSLLVRAEQLARLETDKLVDKTSVVYQLQRRVRTLREQLQRRDLHLDLLRRKLSLQEDSVRMKSLLQSERDEANIRAKKLAKQVERLQVQLSEEKSRNRELSAQLAEAADYKAPALERSRKIEELQKRLVESEMLRTRYNRKLTMMKEQMRTTAETADQERSINDHSLQLLRDELAQVKQNLADVTRRESQLQSFRVSVAKLLSEPICTSDYEIISRLQKMVAAHREFTMLSRRYDEPLETSPSRCTSIHPVHPPRSPGGSRCTRYEDSGFADPPDLHDIDDDYNKRPVRSSLLP from the exons GCGGATCCAGACGACGCTATGACTCACGATCTGACGACTACTTTGAGGAGCGAGCTGGCAGCTCTCGAGTACAAGCGAGATAGGCTTATGTCCGAG CTGCAAGAGATGAAGAGTATCGTGAGATCGCGAGACCAGAGGGTCGTGGAGCTGCAAGTGGAGGCTGATCAGCTTCGCGAGCAGGCAGCCAGGCAAAATTCTGTCATTTCTAGTCTCAAGAAACGTATTCAG GAacttgaagagagagagaggaacctGTACGCGTCCCAGGGCAGGAGTGAGATCACGATACAAGGTCTGCAACGTGACGTAAAATATCACGAAGAAAAGATTAGAGAGTACGACAAGAAAATTCGACAATTGGAGTATAACATATCCGAGGAGATTCAATTGAAGGAGCGAGCGCGTCTGAATCTGCAG GATTTTGTACGAAGGTTGGCACATGCATTAAACGTCGAGTACAGCGAGACGGTGCATCACAGTCCGGAGATGGTGATTCACAAGGCCGAGGAGCTCGTGCAAGAGGTGAATCGGCTGCGAACGAAGAGCACGAATGTGGAAACGCAGTTGACGGGCATCGAAGTAGATTTCAGAACCTGCAGAGATGCTCTTGATCGTGTGACTTCGGAAAAGGAACAATTACAGAGACAAGTGGCTATCCAACAAGTCGACATAGATCGTTTGCGTCAG GAGAAGGAGTGCGTGGAAATGCAATATAGGGTCGCGGAGAAGGACATGAACGACCTAAGGGACAAACTCGTGAACGCGAACAGGAGTTTAACCAGCGCGACGGGGAATATATCCAATCAAGAAGCGCTTATCTGCCAATTACGAG AGGATCTGAAGGCCCGCGAAGAGAAGACGCAACGCGTGCAAAATGACCTGCGTCATCTCCTAGAGTCCTTGGCGATTCTCGTCAGTACACCCAATCGATTCGTCGAATCTCACGAAAACGCGATTAAGGATCGCATCCGAGAGATCCTGGCGGAGAACAAGGATCAGTCGCTA AAAATACAAAGTCTTCGGGAAAAGCTGAACATCGCGACGGAATCGACTAATCGACAGAGTGAATTGGTCGAATCCACGATGATGAAGATGCGCAGTCTGGAGGACGAACGCGCCGCTTTGGAAGCAAAGATACACAAGTTGGAATCCGAACTTACGAGTTGCGAGCTCTCCAGAGAGTCTTTACGCAGAGACAAGCAAACG TTTATGATCTTTTTGGATCGATTGGGCAAAGCGATGCAGATGGACGAAATCTCTCAAGAAGTCGGACTCGATCTTCTAACCGACTCGCTGTTGGTGCGAGCCGAGCAGCTAGCCAGATTGGAGACCGACAAATTGGTCGACAAG ACTTCCGTAGTTTATCAATTGCAACGTCGGGTACGAACTCTACGGGAGCAATTGCAACGCAGGGATTTGCATCTGGATCTTTTACGTAGAAAATTATCTCTGCAAGAGGACAGCGTGAGGATGAAATCGCTGTTGCAGAGCGAACGCGACGAGGCCAACATACG cgCGAAGAAGTTGGCGAAACAAGTCGAGCGATTGCAGGTCCAATTGTCGGAGGAAAAATCGCGGAATCGAGAGTTGAGCGCACAATTGGCGGAAGCGGCAGATTATAAGGCAC CTGCGCTGGAACGCAGCCGTAAGATAGAGGAGCTCCAGAAGCGTCTCGTCGAAAGCGAAATGTTGAGAACGCGTTATAACAGAAAGTTGACGATGATGAAGGAGCAGATGAGGACGACCGCGGAGACAGCCGATCAGGAAAGATCGATAAACGACCATTCCCTGCAACTTCTCCGCGACGAGCTCGCTCAGGTCAAGCAAAATCTCGCCGATGTCACGAGGAGAGAATCCCAG CTCCAGAGCTTCCGCGTCTCCGTGGCGAAGCTATTGTCGGAGCCAATCTGCACGTCCGATTACGAGATCATTTCGCGGCTGCAGAAAATGGTCGCGGCTCATCGTGAATTTACGATGCTTTCCCGCAGATACGATGAGCCTCTGGAAACAAGTCCTTCGAGATGCACcag CATTCATCCGGTCCATCCGCCAAGATCGCCCGGAGGTTCACGCTGCACCCGTTATGAGGACAGCGGTTTCGCGGATCCACCGGATCTCCACGACATCGACgacgattataataaaaggcCAGTGAGAAGCAGCCTTCTTCCGTGA
- the LOC126851028 gene encoding coiled-coil domain-containing protein 170 isoform X2, which yields MSNDVHLLPGKTFRQAILKSLQVKYEIEKADPDDAMTHDLTTTLRSELAALEYKRDRLMSELQEMKSIVRSRDQRVVELQVEADQLREQAARQNSVISSLKKRIQELEERERNLYASQGRSEITIQGLQRDVKYHEEKIREYDKKIRQLEYNISEEIQLKERARLNLQDFVRRLAHALNVEYSETVHHSPEMVIHKAEELVQEVNRLRTKSTNVETQLTGIEVDFRTCRDALDRVTSEKEQLQRQVAIQQVDIDRLRQEKECVEMQYRVAEKDMNDLRDKLVNANRSLTSATGNISNQEALICQLREDLKAREEKTQRVQNDLRHLLESLAILVSTPNRFVESHENAIKDRIREILAENKDQSLKIQSLREKLNIATESTNRQSELVESTMMKMRSLEDERAALEAKIHKLESELTSCELSRESLRRDKQTFMIFLDRLGKAMQMDEISQEVGLDLLTDSLLVRAEQLARLETDKLVDKTSVVYQLQRRVRTLREQLQRRDLHLDLLRRKLSLQEDSVRMKSLLQSERDEANIRAKKLAKQVERLQVQLSEEKSRNRELSAQLAEAADYKAPALERSRKIEELQKRLVESEMLRTRYNRKLTMMKEQMRTTAETADQERSINDHSLQLLRDELAQVKQNLADVTRRESQLQSFRVSVAKLLSEPICTSDYEIISRLQKMVAAHREFTMLSRRYDEPLETSPSRCTSIHPVHPPRSPGGSRCTRYEDSGFADPPDLHDIDDDYNKRPVRSSLLP from the exons GCGGATCCAGACGACGCTATGACTCACGATCTGACGACTACTTTGAGGAGCGAGCTGGCAGCTCTCGAGTACAAGCGAGATAGGCTTATGTCCGAG CTGCAAGAGATGAAGAGTATCGTGAGATCGCGAGACCAGAGGGTCGTGGAGCTGCAAGTGGAGGCTGATCAGCTTCGCGAGCAGGCAGCCAGGCAAAATTCTGTCATTTCTAGTCTCAAGAAACGTATTCAG GAacttgaagagagagagaggaacctGTACGCGTCCCAGGGCAGGAGTGAGATCACGATACAAGGTCTGCAACGTGACGTAAAATATCACGAAGAAAAGATTAGAGAGTACGACAAGAAAATTCGACAATTGGAGTATAACATATCCGAGGAGATTCAATTGAAGGAGCGAGCGCGTCTGAATCTGCAG GATTTTGTACGAAGGTTGGCACATGCATTAAACGTCGAGTACAGCGAGACGGTGCATCACAGTCCGGAGATGGTGATTCACAAGGCCGAGGAGCTCGTGCAAGAGGTGAATCGGCTGCGAACGAAGAGCACGAATGTGGAAACGCAGTTGACGGGCATCGAAGTAGATTTCAGAACCTGCAGAGATGCTCTTGATCGTGTGACTTCGGAAAAGGAACAATTACAGAGACAAGTGGCTATCCAACAAGTCGACATAGATCGTTTGCGTCAG GAGAAGGAGTGCGTGGAAATGCAATATAGGGTCGCGGAGAAGGACATGAACGACCTAAGGGACAAACTCGTGAACGCGAACAGGAGTTTAACCAGCGCGACGGGGAATATATCCAATCAAGAAGCGCTTATCTGCCAATTACGAG AGGATCTGAAGGCCCGCGAAGAGAAGACGCAACGCGTGCAAAATGACCTGCGTCATCTCCTAGAGTCCTTGGCGATTCTCGTCAGTACACCCAATCGATTCGTCGAATCTCACGAAAACGCGATTAAGGATCGCATCCGAGAGATCCTGGCGGAGAACAAGGATCAGTCGCTA AAAATACAAAGTCTTCGGGAAAAGCTGAACATCGCGACGGAATCGACTAATCGACAGAGTGAATTGGTCGAATCCACGATGATGAAGATGCGCAGTCTGGAGGACGAACGCGCCGCTTTGGAAGCAAAGATACACAAGTTGGAATCCGAACTTACGAGTTGCGAGCTCTCCAGAGAGTCTTTACGCAGAGACAAGCAAACG TTTATGATCTTTTTGGATCGATTGGGCAAAGCGATGCAGATGGACGAAATCTCTCAAGAAGTCGGACTCGATCTTCTAACCGACTCGCTGTTGGTGCGAGCCGAGCAGCTAGCCAGATTGGAGACCGACAAATTGGTCGACAAG ACTTCCGTAGTTTATCAATTGCAACGTCGGGTACGAACTCTACGGGAGCAATTGCAACGCAGGGATTTGCATCTGGATCTTTTACGTAGAAAATTATCTCTGCAAGAGGACAGCGTGAGGATGAAATCGCTGTTGCAGAGCGAACGCGACGAGGCCAACATACG cgCGAAGAAGTTGGCGAAACAAGTCGAGCGATTGCAGGTCCAATTGTCGGAGGAAAAATCGCGGAATCGAGAGTTGAGCGCACAATTGGCGGAAGCGGCAGATTATAAGGCAC CTGCGCTGGAACGCAGCCGTAAGATAGAGGAGCTCCAGAAGCGTCTCGTCGAAAGCGAAATGTTGAGAACGCGTTATAACAGAAAGTTGACGATGATGAAGGAGCAGATGAGGACGACCGCGGAGACAGCCGATCAGGAAAGATCGATAAACGACCATTCCCTGCAACTTCTCCGCGACGAGCTCGCTCAGGTCAAGCAAAATCTCGCCGATGTCACGAGGAGAGAATCCCAG CTCCAGAGCTTCCGCGTCTCCGTGGCGAAGCTATTGTCGGAGCCAATCTGCACGTCCGATTACGAGATCATTTCGCGGCTGCAGAAAATGGTCGCGGCTCATCGTGAATTTACGATGCTTTCCCGCAGATACGATGAGCCTCTGGAAACAAGTCCTTCGAGATGCACcag CATTCATCCGGTCCATCCGCCAAGATCGCCCGGAGGTTCACGCTGCACCCGTTATGAGGACAGCGGTTTCGCGGATCCACCGGATCTCCACGACATCGACgacgattataataaaaggcCAGTGAGAAGCAGCCTTCTTCCGTGA
- the LOC126851028 gene encoding coiled-coil domain-containing protein 170 isoform X3: MTHDLTTTLRSELAALEYKRDRLMSELQEMKSIVRSRDQRVVELQVEADQLREQAARQNSVISSLKKRIQELEERERNLYASQGRSEITIQGLQRDVKYHEEKIREYDKKIRQLEYNISEEIQLKERARLNLQDFVRRLAHALNVEYSETVHHSPEMVIHKAEELVQEVNRLRTKSTNVETQLTGIEVDFRTCRDALDRVTSEKEQLQRQVAIQQVDIDRLRQEKECVEMQYRVAEKDMNDLRDKLVNANRSLTSATGNISNQEALICQLREDLKAREEKTQRVQNDLRHLLESLAILVSTPNRFVESHENAIKDRIREILAENKDQSLKIQSLREKLNIATESTNRQSELVESTMMKMRSLEDERAALEAKIHKLESELTSCELSRESLRRDKQTFMIFLDRLGKAMQMDEISQEVGLDLLTDSLLVRAEQLARLETDKLVDKTSVVYQLQRRVRTLREQLQRRDLHLDLLRRKLSLQEDSVRMKSLLQSERDEANIRAKKLAKQVERLQVQLSEEKSRNRELSAQLAEAADYKAPALERSRKIEELQKRLVESEMLRTRYNRKLTMMKEQMRTTAETADQERSINDHSLQLLRDELAQVKQNLADVTRRESQLQSFRVSVAKLLSEPICTSDYEIISRLQKMVAAHREFTMLSRRYDEPLETSPSRCTSIHPVHPPRSPGGSRCTRYEDSGFADPPDLHDIDDDYNKRPVRSSLLP, from the exons ATGACTCACGATCTGACGACTACTTTGAGGAGCGAGCTGGCAGCTCTCGAGTACAAGCGAGATAGGCTTATGTCCGAG CTGCAAGAGATGAAGAGTATCGTGAGATCGCGAGACCAGAGGGTCGTGGAGCTGCAAGTGGAGGCTGATCAGCTTCGCGAGCAGGCAGCCAGGCAAAATTCTGTCATTTCTAGTCTCAAGAAACGTATTCAG GAacttgaagagagagagaggaacctGTACGCGTCCCAGGGCAGGAGTGAGATCACGATACAAGGTCTGCAACGTGACGTAAAATATCACGAAGAAAAGATTAGAGAGTACGACAAGAAAATTCGACAATTGGAGTATAACATATCCGAGGAGATTCAATTGAAGGAGCGAGCGCGTCTGAATCTGCAG GATTTTGTACGAAGGTTGGCACATGCATTAAACGTCGAGTACAGCGAGACGGTGCATCACAGTCCGGAGATGGTGATTCACAAGGCCGAGGAGCTCGTGCAAGAGGTGAATCGGCTGCGAACGAAGAGCACGAATGTGGAAACGCAGTTGACGGGCATCGAAGTAGATTTCAGAACCTGCAGAGATGCTCTTGATCGTGTGACTTCGGAAAAGGAACAATTACAGAGACAAGTGGCTATCCAACAAGTCGACATAGATCGTTTGCGTCAG GAGAAGGAGTGCGTGGAAATGCAATATAGGGTCGCGGAGAAGGACATGAACGACCTAAGGGACAAACTCGTGAACGCGAACAGGAGTTTAACCAGCGCGACGGGGAATATATCCAATCAAGAAGCGCTTATCTGCCAATTACGAG AGGATCTGAAGGCCCGCGAAGAGAAGACGCAACGCGTGCAAAATGACCTGCGTCATCTCCTAGAGTCCTTGGCGATTCTCGTCAGTACACCCAATCGATTCGTCGAATCTCACGAAAACGCGATTAAGGATCGCATCCGAGAGATCCTGGCGGAGAACAAGGATCAGTCGCTA AAAATACAAAGTCTTCGGGAAAAGCTGAACATCGCGACGGAATCGACTAATCGACAGAGTGAATTGGTCGAATCCACGATGATGAAGATGCGCAGTCTGGAGGACGAACGCGCCGCTTTGGAAGCAAAGATACACAAGTTGGAATCCGAACTTACGAGTTGCGAGCTCTCCAGAGAGTCTTTACGCAGAGACAAGCAAACG TTTATGATCTTTTTGGATCGATTGGGCAAAGCGATGCAGATGGACGAAATCTCTCAAGAAGTCGGACTCGATCTTCTAACCGACTCGCTGTTGGTGCGAGCCGAGCAGCTAGCCAGATTGGAGACCGACAAATTGGTCGACAAG ACTTCCGTAGTTTATCAATTGCAACGTCGGGTACGAACTCTACGGGAGCAATTGCAACGCAGGGATTTGCATCTGGATCTTTTACGTAGAAAATTATCTCTGCAAGAGGACAGCGTGAGGATGAAATCGCTGTTGCAGAGCGAACGCGACGAGGCCAACATACG cgCGAAGAAGTTGGCGAAACAAGTCGAGCGATTGCAGGTCCAATTGTCGGAGGAAAAATCGCGGAATCGAGAGTTGAGCGCACAATTGGCGGAAGCGGCAGATTATAAGGCAC CTGCGCTGGAACGCAGCCGTAAGATAGAGGAGCTCCAGAAGCGTCTCGTCGAAAGCGAAATGTTGAGAACGCGTTATAACAGAAAGTTGACGATGATGAAGGAGCAGATGAGGACGACCGCGGAGACAGCCGATCAGGAAAGATCGATAAACGACCATTCCCTGCAACTTCTCCGCGACGAGCTCGCTCAGGTCAAGCAAAATCTCGCCGATGTCACGAGGAGAGAATCCCAG CTCCAGAGCTTCCGCGTCTCCGTGGCGAAGCTATTGTCGGAGCCAATCTGCACGTCCGATTACGAGATCATTTCGCGGCTGCAGAAAATGGTCGCGGCTCATCGTGAATTTACGATGCTTTCCCGCAGATACGATGAGCCTCTGGAAACAAGTCCTTCGAGATGCACcag CATTCATCCGGTCCATCCGCCAAGATCGCCCGGAGGTTCACGCTGCACCCGTTATGAGGACAGCGGTTTCGCGGATCCACCGGATCTCCACGACATCGACgacgattataataaaaggcCAGTGAGAAGCAGCCTTCTTCCGTGA